The Geotalea uraniireducens Rf4 genome window below encodes:
- a CDS encoding CheR family methyltransferase — translation MKISDKDFEILRDYIYNLCGIYFHTSKKYFLESRLARRMEATGSKNHAEYYQLVRNGATGAVELRRLLDEITTNETCFFRNVPQLTAMENKFIPDIVAIKSKIGFRKLRIWSAGSSSGEEAYTLAMILLEKRNALLKDWIIEIVGTDINETVIAQAKEGIYNTYSVRNTPEFYRRKYFKEEPGERFTLAPEIKRMVSFSQLNLYDENKMLFMKSFDFIFCANVLIYFDLASKSKVVQHFYNNLQPYGYFFVGQSESLHGVSDKFKTIHFPGGFAYNK, via the coding sequence GTGAAAATCTCTGACAAAGATTTCGAGATTCTCAGGGACTATATATATAACCTGTGCGGCATTTATTTTCACACCAGCAAAAAGTATTTTCTGGAAAGCCGCCTGGCACGGCGCATGGAAGCGACCGGCAGCAAGAACCATGCGGAATACTATCAGCTGGTGAGAAACGGGGCAACCGGCGCCGTGGAACTGAGACGGCTGTTGGACGAGATCACCACGAACGAAACCTGTTTTTTTCGTAACGTGCCCCAGCTAACGGCCATGGAAAACAAGTTCATCCCGGATATTGTCGCCATCAAGTCAAAAATCGGCTTTCGCAAATTGAGGATTTGGAGTGCCGGATCGTCTTCAGGGGAAGAAGCCTATACCCTGGCCATGATCTTACTGGAAAAGCGGAATGCGCTCTTGAAGGACTGGATTATAGAAATCGTCGGTACAGACATCAATGAAACGGTGATCGCTCAGGCAAAGGAAGGCATATACAACACCTATTCGGTGAGAAACACCCCTGAGTTTTACCGCCGCAAGTATTTTAAGGAAGAGCCGGGAGAACGCTTTACCCTGGCACCTGAAATCAAGCGGATGGTCAGTTTTTCCCAGTTGAATTTGTACGATGAGAACAAGATGCTTTTTATGAAAAGCTTCGATTTCATCTTTTGCGCTAATGTACTCATATACTTCGATCTTGCCTCAAAATCCAAAGTTGTTCAGCATTTTTACAACAACTTGCAACCATACGGTTATTTCTTTGTCGGACAATCCGAATCA